In SAR324 cluster bacterium, one genomic interval encodes:
- a CDS encoding DUF4160 domain-containing protein produces the protein MPKLYEYFGIIIFFYSNEHEPIHVHGRYQGKESKAEIIIQEGEILEIRIEEVMGKRPLDSVQLNDFRKFVQYYADNIVQKWIDYFVFHRKVMTEKIAGRLK, from the coding sequence ATGCCCAAATTGTATGAGTATTTTGGAATCATTATTTTCTTTTATTCCAATGAACATGAACCCATACATGTGCATGGCCGTTATCAGGGAAAAGAAAGCAAAGCTGAGATTATTATTCAGGAGGGTGAGATCCTGGAGATTCGAATTGAAGAAGTCATGGGAAAGCGACCATTGGATTCTGTTCAACTGAATGATTTTAGAAAATTTGTTCAATATTACGCTGATAATATCGTACAAAAATGGATTGATTATTTTGTATTCCATCGAAAGGTCATGACAGAAAAGATTGCAGGGAGACTTAAATGA
- a CDS encoding type II toxin-antitoxin system VapC family toxin translates to MASDSVFIDTSAFYAFFDKKDRHHDQVSQALYQTTASFVTSNYVLDELITLFRMRRLRLHQFQTFVEKLWTGSICQILRVTEEIEMKAWELLKQYQDHDFSFTDCTSFVLMRTHKLQQVCTLDHHFAIAGFEMIVQSALGSAKK, encoded by the coding sequence ATGGCAAGTGATTCAGTGTTCATTGATACCAGTGCGTTCTATGCCTTTTTTGACAAGAAGGATCGGCACCATGACCAAGTCTCTCAGGCTTTGTATCAGACGACTGCATCATTTGTCACGTCCAACTATGTTCTGGATGAATTGATCACGCTATTCCGTATGCGCCGCTTGAGGCTCCACCAGTTTCAAACATTTGTCGAAAAACTGTGGACAGGAAGCATTTGTCAAATTTTAAGAGTGACTGAAGAAATAGAAATGAAAGCATGGGAATTGCTGAAGCAATACCAGGATCATGATTTTAGCTTTACAGATTGCACGTCATTTGTATTGATGCGCACTCACAAACTTCAGCAAGTATGTACGTTGGATCATCATTTTGCGATTGCTGGTTTTGAAATGATTGTCCAATCAGCGTTAGGGTCCGCCAAGAAATAA
- a CDS encoding DUF2442 domain-containing protein, producing the protein MTEVIEKIIDINAIQYISDYKLKFLFSDGKERIIDFKPFLDKSRHPDIRKYLDLNEFKNFSIVDGNLDWNDYELCFPVSDLYRGQI; encoded by the coding sequence ATGACAGAGGTAATTGAAAAAATAATTGATATCAATGCTATTCAGTACATTTCGGATTATAAACTCAAATTTCTGTTTAGTGATGGCAAGGAGCGAATTATTGATTTTAAACCATTTTTAGACAAATCAAGGCATCCTGATATTCGAAAATATCTCGATCTGAATGAATTTAAGAACTTTTCAATAGTTGATGGAAATCTTGACTGGAATGATTATGAATTATGTTTTCCGGTGAGTGATTTATATCGAGGTCAGATCTAA